In the Chloroflexota bacterium genome, one interval contains:
- a CDS encoding SRPBCC domain-containing protein, which produces MNFEDSIAIDAPVHDLWDFLLDVDRSAACVPGVDEVRLVDDQTFDGVIAARVGPIEGKFSFRAHIIDSTPPTELTAIVTGTDSVTKSQLDVQMGMNLVADSPSSTTLRYRATVDVRGRLAILGDMVLRATASLILDEFTKRLKRQMADAARQA; this is translated from the coding sequence GTGAACTTCGAAGACTCCATCGCCATCGATGCGCCGGTGCACGACCTGTGGGATTTTCTCCTCGACGTCGATCGCTCCGCCGCCTGCGTGCCGGGCGTCGACGAGGTGCGCCTCGTCGATGACCAGACCTTCGACGGTGTGATCGCCGCCCGCGTGGGCCCGATCGAGGGGAAGTTCTCCTTTCGCGCCCACATAATCGATAGCACGCCGCCCACGGAGCTGACGGCGATCGTCACCGGCACCGATTCTGTGACGAAGAGCCAGCTCGACGTGCAGATGGGAATGAATCTGGTCGCCGATTCACCCAGCAGCACGACGTTGCGGTATCGCGCCACGGTCGACGTGCGCGGTCGGTTGGCGATCCTCGGGGACATGGTGCTCCGGGCGACGGCGTCGCTCATTCTGGATGAGTTCACGAAACGGCTGAAGCGACAGATGGCCGACGCGGCCCGCCAGGCTTGA
- a CDS encoding iron ABC transporter permease, with translation MSAVNAARRLIIQDLRWPLGAPSPSLLVPLGMGVAIGLPILFLLVNSFNVATPGQAPVYSLENWANAFADRTIWAALWNSLALGSVRTAIGLVLGVGFAWLIARTDLPGASIVEFLFRIELFVPSLPYTLGFILLLDPHYGLINDAVQRLPFVGGPIFNLYSFWGIIWVHLASAGVAFYVFLLTPLFRRMSAHLEEAGRTSGANQLTVLRRITLPVLLPGILGTTMLVFVRSLEAFEVELLLGPQAGIQVYSTKIYNLLRDDPPGFGTATALGSLFLLTMIGLALLYRSAIAGRDFTTVSGRGFSTARYRLGRLRWPALGLCASWMTMALLAPMVFLILGSFMRRYGFFTIADPYTLRNWERLLRDSAFLSSLKNSLVIAVSVGLVGMVVYSLIAYFVIRRRSAASTVVDALSWLPWAVPGILMSLGLLWLFLSTPSRTILYGSVLGIVLAIVIRDSPVSTQLMKAAVLQVGRELEESAKVSGASWLTMYRRVLFPLLAPTAFTVGLLAFAGALRDISTVVLLYSGSSRPLSILLLEYGISGNLEQSSALAIMLVSMIAVASVVGQRLGSRLSGSG, from the coding sequence GTGTCGGCCGTGAACGCTGCCCGACGGCTGATCATTCAGGATCTGCGTTGGCCGCTCGGGGCGCCGTCTCCCTCGCTCCTGGTCCCGCTCGGGATGGGCGTGGCGATTGGGCTGCCTATCCTATTCCTGCTCGTCAACAGCTTCAACGTGGCGACGCCCGGCCAGGCGCCCGTCTACTCACTGGAGAACTGGGCAAACGCGTTCGCGGACCGCACGATCTGGGCGGCGCTCTGGAATAGCCTGGCCCTCGGGAGTGTGCGGACTGCCATCGGCCTCGTGCTGGGGGTCGGGTTCGCGTGGCTTATTGCCCGGACGGACCTCCCGGGCGCGTCGATTGTCGAATTCCTGTTTCGCATCGAATTGTTCGTTCCATCGCTCCCGTATACGCTCGGGTTCATTCTCCTACTCGATCCCCACTACGGGCTCATCAACGACGCTGTGCAGCGGCTCCCCTTCGTCGGCGGGCCGATCTTCAACCTTTACAGCTTCTGGGGAATCATCTGGGTCCACCTTGCGTCGGCGGGCGTCGCCTTTTACGTCTTTCTCCTCACCCCCCTGTTCCGTCGCATGAGCGCGCATCTTGAAGAGGCGGGGCGCACGAGCGGTGCGAACCAGCTCACGGTGCTGAGGCGTATTACCCTGCCGGTGTTGCTTCCGGGGATTCTCGGAACGACCATGCTCGTCTTTGTTCGCTCCCTCGAGGCGTTCGAAGTCGAGCTATTGCTTGGACCGCAGGCGGGGATCCAGGTCTACTCGACAAAAATCTACAACCTCCTTCGGGACGATCCGCCCGGTTTTGGCACCGCCACCGCGCTCGGATCGCTGTTCCTCCTGACCATGATCGGCCTGGCGCTGCTCTATCGTTCAGCCATTGCCGGACGCGACTTCACGACTGTGAGCGGGCGTGGGTTCTCGACGGCACGCTACCGGCTTGGGCGGCTGCGCTGGCCTGCCCTTGGCCTGTGCGCGTCATGGATGACGATGGCCCTGCTCGCGCCGATGGTGTTCCTCATCCTCGGGTCATTCATGCGGCGCTACGGCTTCTTCACCATCGCCGATCCATACACCTTGCGGAACTGGGAGCGACTCCTTCGCGACTCGGCGTTTCTGTCATCGCTCAAGAACAGCCTGGTCATCGCCGTGTCCGTCGGACTCGTGGGCATGGTCGTTTACAGTCTCATCGCCTACTTCGTCATCCGTCGTCGGTCCGCGGCGTCGACGGTGGTGGACGCGCTGAGCTGGCTGCCATGGGCCGTGCCGGGCATCCTCATGAGCCTCGGCCTGCTGTGGCTGTTTCTCAGCACGCCGTCGCGGACGATCCTCTATGGATCTGTGCTCGGCATCGTTCTGGCCATCGTCATTCGCGACAGTCCCGTCTCGACCCAGCTCATGAAGGCCGCAGTGCTTCAGGTGGGCCGCGAGCTGGAGGAGAGCGCGAAGGTGTCGGGCGCGAGCTGGCTCACGATGTATCGCCGGGTCTTGTTCCCGCTCCTGGCGCCCACGGCGTTTACCGTTGGACTTCTCGCGTTCGCGGGCGCCCTGCGTGACATCAGCACGGTGGTCCTTCTCTACAGCGGGTCGTCACGGCCTCTTTCCATCTTGCTGCTGGAGTATGGGATCTCGGGCAACCTGGAGCAGAGCTCGGCTCTGGCGATCATGCTCGTCTCCATGATCGCGGTGGCGTCGGTCGTCGGCCAGCGGCTCGGGAGCCGGCTCAGCGGCTCCGGGTAG
- a CDS encoding extracellular solute-binding protein — MRRDFASWFLATTMIAVLSACARPSGTPPVAASQPSDGASAPDRVWDDLAAAARAEGKLVLATNNTAVREDMADAFTKRFGVEVEVVTGRGSDTVARIMRERAAGLSTVDVLISGLGTASSQLYPAHAMASIKSMLVVPEVTDPAKWRDGKLKFADPDGEYILRSVESIQNNIVINTDFVKRDEVRKSDDLLNPKFQGKIATHDPLQNGGGLVVATYLMKLKGEDYVRKLFVDQKAQSSNDDRQLADWMARGIYPINLNMTEEDVLDLMKEGMKLEAFSFDDLPPQTGAGGAFLIVIDPTPHPNAAKLWVNWFASKEGQEMAAIALGEPSNRLDVEANKKLPQFLVPQPGRDYFDINDWNFTADVESIKPRLQSLLGG, encoded by the coding sequence ATGCGTCGGGATTTCGCGAGCTGGTTCCTCGCCACGACGATGATCGCGGTCCTCAGCGCGTGTGCGCGTCCATCGGGCACCCCCCCTGTGGCCGCATCGCAGCCGTCAGACGGCGCCAGCGCTCCGGACCGCGTCTGGGACGACCTGGCTGCGGCAGCCCGTGCAGAAGGCAAGCTCGTGCTCGCGACCAACAACACGGCCGTGCGCGAGGACATGGCGGATGCCTTTACCAAGCGTTTCGGTGTTGAGGTCGAAGTCGTAACCGGCCGCGGGTCAGACACGGTGGCCCGAATCATGCGCGAGCGCGCGGCCGGACTCAGCACCGTCGACGTGCTCATCTCCGGCCTCGGGACCGCTTCGTCGCAGCTCTATCCCGCGCACGCCATGGCGTCGATCAAGTCGATGCTCGTCGTGCCGGAGGTGACGGACCCCGCGAAATGGCGGGATGGCAAGCTCAAGTTCGCCGACCCCGACGGAGAGTACATCCTGCGCTCGGTCGAGAGCATCCAGAACAACATCGTGATCAATACGGATTTCGTGAAGCGCGACGAGGTGCGCAAGAGCGACGATCTGTTGAACCCGAAGTTCCAGGGGAAGATCGCCACCCACGACCCGCTACAAAACGGCGGCGGGCTAGTGGTCGCGACGTACCTCATGAAGCTCAAGGGCGAAGACTACGTCCGGAAGCTCTTCGTCGATCAGAAAGCGCAATCCAGCAACGACGATCGCCAGCTCGCGGACTGGATGGCGCGCGGCATCTACCCCATCAACCTCAACATGACCGAAGAGGACGTGCTCGACCTCATGAAGGAAGGAATGAAGCTCGAGGCCTTCTCCTTCGACGACCTGCCGCCGCAGACGGGCGCGGGCGGCGCGTTCCTCATCGTCATTGATCCCACCCCCCATCCCAACGCCGCCAAGCTGTGGGTGAACTGGTTCGCCAGCAAGGAGGGGCAGGAGATGGCCGCCATCGCCCTGGGCGAGCCCTCCAATCGACTCGACGTTGAGGCGAACAAGAAGCTGCCGCAGTTCCTCGTGCCGCAGCCCGGGCGTGACTACTTCGACATCAACGACTGGAACTTCACCGCCGACGTCGAGAGTATCAAACCGCGTCTTCAGAGCCTCCTCGGAGGCTGA
- a CDS encoding FAD-linked oxidase C-terminal domain-containing protein — protein sequence MQASVNVPALTAQLRRVLRGEVRFDDATRALYATDASNYRQLPIGVVIPHDAEDVVAALEMCRRYGAPLLPRGGGTSLAGQCCNVAVVLDFSKYMNRLLDLDPVAKTARVQPGLVLDELRDAAEAHHLTFAPDPSTHNHCTLGGMIGNNSCGVHSLTGGNTVDNIHELDILTYDGLRLRVGATTPEEIERIVAAGGRRAQIYAALRDLRDRYADRIRQRFPKLERRVSGFNLDQLLPENGFHVARALVGTEGTCVTVLEATTRLVPSPPGRSLLVLGYPNVSAAGNGVMAVLDQAPLAVEGIDDRLVDGMRRKGMQASDLALLPAGGAWLFVEFGGETKAEADDQARRAMAALAKLPSAPDMRVFDDPALARGAWQVRQAAPRAAARMPGEPDYYDGWEDAAVPPDVLGEYLRHFRALFDRYGYRAGIYGHFGQGCIHTRIDFDLKSPEGIRRYRAFAEDAADLVVRYGGSLSGEHGDGQARGELLPRMFGDELVAAFREFKSIWDPQGLMNPHKVVDPYRLDENLRLTQSAAGSAQTGRDAAHFAYAEDDGSFALAMERCIGIGECRRLHGGTMCPSYRATLDERHSTRGRARMLFEMLHGEPEIRGWGSTAVRDALDLCLACKACKSECPANVDLARYKAEFLAHYYQGHLRPRTAHSLGLVHQWARIASRYPTVANGLAENPILAPFLKAVAGIAPERKLPALAAAPFTTWFRQRSSNRTPGRASGSRVLLWPDTFNNYFTPGVARACVEALERLGFEVIIPDEDLCCGRPYYDYGRIDEARRALRRILRSLAPHLEDGVPIVGLEPSCIAVFRDELRGLMPKDPSAHRLADQSYVLSEFLESQAEHVTWPRLERRALVHVHCHQRALMGTSADTAILRRLGLDARVLDAGCCGMAGAFGFEREHYAVSMRIGEQGVLPAVRRAESSTIVLADGFSCREQIAHGTGRRALHLAEVIHSAIVG from the coding sequence ATGCAGGCTTCCGTCAACGTTCCCGCGCTCACAGCCCAGCTCCGCCGCGTCCTCCGCGGGGAGGTCCGCTTCGACGACGCGACGCGCGCGCTCTACGCCACGGATGCGTCGAACTATCGCCAACTCCCCATTGGCGTGGTCATCCCCCACGACGCCGAGGACGTCGTCGCCGCGCTGGAGATGTGCCGGCGCTACGGCGCGCCTCTCCTGCCGCGCGGTGGGGGGACCAGCCTCGCTGGCCAGTGCTGCAACGTGGCGGTCGTGCTGGACTTCTCGAAGTACATGAATCGCCTGCTCGACCTGGATCCGGTGGCAAAGACGGCGCGCGTCCAGCCCGGCCTCGTCCTCGACGAGCTCCGGGACGCGGCCGAGGCGCACCATCTGACGTTCGCGCCCGACCCCTCGACCCATAACCACTGCACCCTCGGCGGAATGATCGGGAACAACTCGTGCGGGGTCCATTCCCTCACCGGGGGAAACACGGTCGACAACATTCACGAGCTGGACATTCTCACGTACGATGGCCTCCGGCTCCGCGTCGGCGCGACCACCCCGGAAGAGATCGAACGGATCGTCGCGGCCGGCGGACGTCGCGCGCAGATCTATGCGGCGCTACGTGACCTCCGGGACCGCTACGCGGACCGCATCCGGCAGCGGTTCCCCAAACTGGAGCGCCGCGTCTCGGGATTCAACCTCGATCAGCTCCTGCCGGAGAACGGCTTCCACGTCGCGCGGGCGCTTGTCGGGACCGAGGGAACGTGCGTCACGGTCCTCGAGGCGACCACGAGGTTGGTCCCAAGCCCGCCGGGTCGCTCGCTGCTCGTCCTCGGATACCCGAACGTGTCCGCGGCGGGGAACGGCGTCATGGCGGTCCTGGACCAGGCTCCGCTCGCCGTGGAGGGGATCGACGATCGTCTGGTCGACGGGATGCGCCGAAAGGGCATGCAGGCCAGCGACCTGGCCCTGCTGCCGGCGGGGGGCGCCTGGCTGTTCGTGGAGTTCGGCGGGGAGACGAAGGCCGAAGCGGACGACCAGGCCCGCCGAGCTATGGCCGCCCTCGCGAAGCTCCCCAGCGCGCCGGACATGCGCGTTTTCGACGACCCCGCGCTCGCCCGCGGCGCGTGGCAGGTGCGCCAGGCCGCGCCGCGCGCCGCCGCCCGGATGCCGGGCGAGCCCGACTACTACGACGGCTGGGAGGACGCCGCCGTCCCCCCTGATGTGCTCGGGGAGTACCTTCGCCACTTCCGCGCGCTCTTCGATCGGTACGGCTACCGCGCCGGGATCTACGGCCACTTCGGCCAGGGATGCATCCACACGCGCATCGACTTCGACTTGAAGAGCCCCGAGGGGATCCGCCGCTACCGCGCCTTCGCCGAAGACGCCGCCGACCTCGTCGTGCGCTACGGAGGCTCCCTGTCCGGCGAGCACGGCGATGGGCAGGCCAGGGGCGAGCTGCTCCCGCGGATGTTCGGCGACGAGCTGGTGGCTGCCTTCCGCGAATTCAAATCCATCTGGGACCCGCAGGGGCTCATGAATCCTCACAAGGTGGTCGATCCCTACCGCCTCGACGAGAATCTGCGCCTCACCCAATCCGCGGCCGGCAGCGCGCAAACGGGCCGCGACGCGGCGCATTTCGCCTACGCGGAAGACGATGGGAGCTTCGCCCTAGCCATGGAGCGATGCATCGGCATCGGCGAGTGCCGCCGCCTCCACGGCGGGACGATGTGCCCCAGCTATCGAGCCACGCTGGACGAGCGGCATTCGACCCGCGGGCGCGCCCGGATGCTCTTCGAGATGCTCCACGGTGAGCCAGAGATCCGCGGTTGGGGGTCGACGGCCGTGCGCGATGCGCTCGACCTCTGCCTCGCGTGCAAGGCGTGCAAGAGCGAGTGCCCGGCGAACGTGGACCTGGCACGCTACAAGGCGGAGTTTCTGGCCCACTACTATCAGGGCCACCTGCGCCCGCGCACGGCGCACAGCCTCGGCTTGGTTCACCAGTGGGCGAGAATTGCCTCTCGATATCCGACCGTCGCCAACGGATTGGCCGAGAATCCGATCCTGGCGCCGTTTCTGAAAGCCGTCGCTGGAATTGCGCCGGAGCGCAAGCTCCCCGCCCTCGCGGCCGCGCCCTTCACCACGTGGTTTCGTCAGCGCTCGTCGAACCGGACGCCCGGGCGCGCTTCGGGAAGTCGGGTGCTCCTCTGGCCTGACACCTTCAACAATTACTTCACGCCCGGCGTCGCGAGGGCGTGTGTCGAGGCCCTGGAGCGGCTGGGATTCGAGGTGATCATCCCCGACGAGGATCTCTGCTGCGGTCGGCCCTACTACGACTATGGGCGAATCGACGAGGCCCGGCGCGCGCTGCGGCGCATCCTCCGGTCACTAGCGCCGCATCTCGAGGACGGCGTCCCCATCGTTGGGCTGGAGCCGAGCTGCATCGCCGTCTTCCGGGACGAGCTGCGCGGCCTCATGCCGAAGGACCCCTCCGCGCATCGACTTGCTGACCAGTCTTACGTGTTGAGCGAGTTCCTCGAATCTCAGGCCGAGCACGTGACGTGGCCGCGACTCGAGCGAAGGGCGCTCGTGCACGTTCACTGTCACCAACGCGCCCTGATGGGGACGAGCGCTGACACCGCGATCCTTCGTCGGCTGGGGCTCGACGCGCGTGTGCTCGACGCAGGGTGCTGCGGGATGGCCGGCGCGTTTGGCTTCGAGCGGGAGCACTACGCGGTTTCGATGCGCATTGGCGAGCAGGGAGTGTTGCCGGCCGTTCGCCGGGCCGAGTCGAGCACGATCGTGCTGGCGGACGGGTTCAGCTGTCGGGAGCAAATCGCGCACGGAACGGGCCGCCGCGCTCTTCACCTCGCCGAGGTCATCCATTCGGCCATCGTCGGGTAA